A stretch of the Mustela nigripes isolate SB6536 chromosome X, MUSNIG.SB6536, whole genome shotgun sequence genome encodes the following:
- the HMGN5 gene encoding high mobility group nucleosome-binding domain-containing protein 5: MPMPITPELKPKRTSTPKKMKTKNDIVEKNTDAGAKAIAEKKQEVIKGECDAENGEAKIMEVPAPEKELEEMKEEKNEYVEEEGIEKKEVVEVAGEDEKDQEGDGEDQNKKEEKREDGKENKDGKGDRKEDEDGKEKEDGKEEEEKKEKGDEKGKGEDVKEFENEKDTGEEKQEDRKENEDRKEEKSVTEEVGNKEDGGNEKGEDGKESKHGKEEDGTEENGKGDGKDGGKGEENKKKAEVRKEVAEKEVVKKYEKKETQSIV, from the exons ATGCCAATGCCCATTACACCAGAGTTGAAGCCCAAAAGAACATCAACTCCAAAG aaaatgaagacaaaaaatgatatagtggaaaaaaatacagatgcagGTGCCAAAGCAATAGCTGAAAAGAAGCAAGAAGTTATTAAAGGAGAATGTGATGCTGAAAATGGAGAAGCCAAAATTATGGag GTACCAGCTCCTGAAAAAGAActtgaggaaatgaaagaagaaaaaaacgaATATGTTGAAGAAGAGggaatagaaaagaaggaagtagtGGAAGTAGCTGGAGAAGATGAAAAAGATcaagaaggagatggagaagatcaaaacaaaaaagaagagaaaagagaagatgggaaagagaacaaagatggaaaaggagatagaaaagaagatgaagatggaaaagaaaaagaagatggaaaggaagaagaagagaaaaaagaaaaaggagatgaaaaagggaaaggagaagatgtcaaagaatttgaaaatgaaaaagacacaggagaagaaaagcaagaagacagaaaagagaatgaagatagaaaagaggagaaaagtgtAACTGAGGAAGTTGGAAATAAGGAGGACGgtggaaatgagaaaggagaagatggaaaagagagcaaacatggaaaagaggaagatggaacagaagaaaatgggaagggagatgggaaagatggagggaaaggagaggaaaataaaaagaaggctgAAGTCAGAAAAGAAGTAGCTGAAAAAGAAGTagtcaaaaaatatgaaaaaaaagaaactcagagtATTGTTTAA